A section of the Rhodobacteraceae bacterium M382 genome encodes:
- a CDS encoding heavy-metal-associated domain-containing protein — MTKFTVPDMSCGHCTAAIEKEIKGADQMAEVSCDLSDRSVAVQSILGNDAILGAIKEAGYEATLI, encoded by the coding sequence ATGACAAAATTCACAGTTCCGGACATGAGTTGCGGCCATTGCACCGCTGCCATCGAAAAAGAAATTAAAGGCGCAGATCAAATGGCCGAGGTATCGTGTGATCTGTCAGACCGAAGCGTTGCGGTCCAAAGCATTCTTGGCAATGACGCGATACTGGGCGCCATCAAGGAAGCCGGTTACGAAGCGACACTCATCTGA
- a CDS encoding VTT domain-containing protein, which yields MIGQRLFRRTVLITAVLAGSGAFLWWWYFGQHEGLLTRGGVEQLVGHLGRWGPALIIGLMTLAVVASPIPSAPIALASGAVYGHFSGTIYVLIGAELGALIAFTLGRALGRETLQRWFSTRIDAGLLGSQNALMLMVFVSRLLPFVSFDLVSYAAGLSCLQFWRFAVATLAGIIPASFFLAHLGGEAAAGNAKGAILTALILGLATGIPLLWIAIRPARG from the coding sequence ATGATCGGCCAGCGCCTGTTCCGCCGCACGGTTCTGATAACTGCCGTGCTCGCAGGTTCGGGAGCCTTTCTTTGGTGGTGGTATTTTGGACAGCACGAGGGCTTGTTGACCCGTGGCGGGGTCGAACAACTTGTAGGACATCTGGGGCGTTGGGGCCCGGCGCTGATCATTGGGTTGATGACGCTGGCGGTGGTTGCAAGCCCGATCCCCAGCGCGCCAATAGCCCTTGCCTCCGGGGCCGTTTATGGGCACTTCTCAGGCACGATCTATGTGCTTATCGGAGCGGAGCTCGGGGCGTTGATCGCCTTCACTTTGGGTCGCGCCTTGGGGCGGGAAACGCTCCAACGCTGGTTCAGCACCCGGATCGACGCCGGGCTTCTGGGATCGCAGAACGCCCTGATGCTGATGGTTTTCGTCAGTCGGCTTCTCCCTTTCGTCTCCTTTGATTTAGTGAGCTATGCCGCTGGCCTCAGCTGCTTGCAATTTTGGCGCTTTGCAGTGGCAACACTGGCCGGAATTATTCCCGCAAGCTTTTTCCTGGCCCATCTGGGAGGCGAGGCCGCAGCCGGGAACGCAAAGGGGGCGATCCTGACAGCTCTCATTCTTGGTTTGGCAACCGGTATTCCGCTGCTGTGGATCGCCATCCGCCCGGCACGGGGCTGA
- a CDS encoding APC family permease has protein sequence MKREHQSESYEKGSIGLGSAVAMGTGVMIGAGIFALTGQIAQLAGTLFPLAFIAGAVVTGFSAYSYIKMSNAWPSAGGIAMILEKAYGPGAIAAGAALLMALSMVIAESLVARTFATYVLRPFDITGGPLVPLLAVSVILFAYLINLAGNRSVGVFSLILAAAKIGGIAIFGIAAIWASGFQFAATSESSGAFDATGFIASVAFAILAFKGFTTITNSGAEVTDPHRNVGRAIMISIAICVVIYLLVAFAVSSSLTIDEIVAARDYSLAEAAAPAFGQVGFYATVLLAAAATVSGVLASVFAVSRMLAMLTDMKMIPHRHFGMSGPIQKHTLVYTVVIASTLAVFFDLSRIASLGAFFYLVMDMIVQWGVFRFMRHEIKAAGPVLLLALGFDAVVLVAFTLMKLQSDPGIVLYATIGIGAVFAYERVYLSHWLAPKSGHSH, from the coding sequence ATGAAACGCGAACACCAGAGCGAATCTTACGAGAAAGGCTCGATTGGCCTCGGCAGTGCGGTGGCGATGGGCACCGGAGTGATGATTGGCGCAGGTATCTTTGCGCTAACCGGGCAGATCGCACAACTGGCCGGGACGCTGTTTCCACTGGCTTTTATTGCAGGTGCGGTCGTCACCGGGTTCAGTGCCTATAGCTACATCAAGATGTCGAATGCCTGGCCATCCGCGGGCGGTATCGCGATGATCCTGGAAAAAGCCTATGGGCCGGGGGCGATTGCTGCCGGTGCCGCTCTTTTGATGGCGCTGTCGATGGTAATTGCCGAAAGCCTCGTGGCACGGACTTTTGCCACATATGTGCTGCGCCCCTTCGATATAACAGGCGGACCTCTGGTGCCGTTACTCGCGGTTAGCGTGATCCTGTTTGCCTATCTGATCAACCTCGCCGGAAATCGTTCAGTCGGAGTTTTTTCGTTGATACTGGCTGCGGCCAAGATCGGTGGCATCGCGATTTTCGGGATCGCGGCGATCTGGGCGAGCGGGTTTCAGTTCGCGGCGACAAGCGAGTCCTCCGGGGCATTCGATGCGACCGGCTTTATCGCCTCTGTCGCGTTCGCGATTCTTGCCTTCAAGGGATTTACCACCATCACCAACAGCGGCGCTGAGGTCACTGACCCGCATCGCAATGTGGGTCGGGCGATTATGATCTCAATCGCGATTTGTGTTGTCATCTATCTGTTGGTTGCCTTCGCTGTCAGTTCAAGCCTGACAATTGACGAGATCGTGGCGGCGCGCGACTATTCACTGGCCGAAGCCGCCGCGCCCGCATTTGGCCAGGTCGGGTTTTACGCCACCGTCCTCCTGGCCGCCGCTGCCACGGTCTCGGGCGTGTTGGCCAGCGTCTTTGCGGTGTCCCGTATGCTGGCGATGTTGACGGATATGAAGATGATTCCACATCGCCATTTTGGCATGTCGGGACCGATCCAGAAGCATACGCTGGTCTATACAGTGGTGATTGCATCGACTCTTGCGGTGTTCTTCGATCTCAGCCGAATTGCGTCACTTGGCGCGTTTTTCTACCTCGTCATGGACATGATTGTGCAGTGGGGAGTCTTCCGTTTCATGCGACACGAGATCAAGGCTGCGGGGCCGGTATTGCTTCTGGCGCTCGGTTTCGATGCAGTGGTGCTGGTGGCATTTACATTGATGAAACTTCAGAGCGACCCGGGGATTGTGCTTTACGCGACCATAGGCATCGGTGCAGTCTTCGCTTATGAGCGGGTCTACCTGTCACACTGGCTGGCGCCAAAGAGCGGCCACAGCCACTGA
- a CDS encoding cytochrome c gives MKRYALMVIAVSTLALGGWVLFSLSSRSPITSADNADPAAGEALYQANCASCHGVNLQGQPNWRSQGDDGLLPAPPHDKTGHTWHHGDGLLFSYTKLGGKEALAQQGVDFDSGMPGFGDQLSDQQIWDILTYIKSTWPDRERELQATRSEAERLQKDANP, from the coding sequence ATGAAACGATACGCGCTTATGGTAATTGCGGTGTCCACCCTTGCACTTGGGGGATGGGTTTTATTTTCGCTCTCTTCCCGGTCACCAATTACATCGGCAGATAATGCAGATCCCGCCGCGGGCGAGGCTCTCTATCAGGCAAACTGTGCCTCTTGCCATGGGGTCAATTTGCAGGGGCAGCCAAATTGGCGATCTCAGGGCGATGACGGGCTGTTGCCAGCCCCGCCGCATGATAAAACGGGCCATACCTGGCATCACGGAGACGGGCTTTTATTTTCCTACACCAAACTTGGCGGCAAAGAAGCTCTGGCCCAACAGGGCGTCGACTTTGACAGTGGCATGCCAGGCTTTGGCGATCAGCTGAGTGATCAGCAGATCTGGGATATTCTTACCTATATCAAATCCACCTGGCCTGACCGCGAAAGAGAGCTTCAGGCCACACGCAGCGAGGCCGAGCGCCTTCAGAAGGATGCAAACCCATGA
- a CDS encoding DUF2933 domain-containing protein yields the protein MKKVTPFTDTNETTEPGKKSFWRSRTGVYLIIAFLLGGLLLGYEHKVHIFASSWIFYLPLLICVGMHFFMHGGHGGHGSGGDKS from the coding sequence ATGAAAAAAGTAACGCCTTTCACCGACACGAACGAGACCACAGAACCGGGCAAAAAGAGCTTCTGGCGATCGCGCACTGGGGTATACCTGATCATCGCTTTTCTGCTCGGTGGATTGCTTTTGGGTTACGAACACAAGGTTCACATCTTCGCCAGCAGCTGGATATTTTATCTGCCGCTTCTGATCTGCGTCGGAATGCATTTCTTCATGCATGGTGGACACGGAGGGCACGGTTCGGGTGGTGACAAGTCGTGA
- a CDS encoding L,D-transpeptidase: protein MKTFDKTTSRRQFLIGGATTGLIGLATPGVLRAQQIQLPEPEEEAPVRRNVSSFRAESWQDHFDTLKGGVILSDTTSKMLQFWSEDESVYKVFPTSVPLSEDLTRLGYTKIIRKVDGPSWAPTPSMKKRNPEWPDFVGPGPENPLGTHALYLSWQYYRIHGTNDTRKIGRKSSNGCIGLYNEQIAELFALTKVGTQVKLI from the coding sequence ATGAAAACGTTCGACAAAACTACGAGTCGGCGGCAGTTTCTTATTGGTGGGGCAACTACGGGTCTGATTGGTTTGGCGACGCCAGGTGTTTTGCGCGCGCAGCAAATTCAGCTCCCTGAGCCGGAGGAAGAAGCACCTGTACGCCGGAACGTATCATCCTTTCGTGCTGAGAGTTGGCAGGATCATTTCGATACGCTTAAAGGCGGGGTGATTTTGTCTGATACAACGTCAAAAATGCTCCAGTTCTGGTCGGAAGACGAAAGCGTCTACAAGGTTTTCCCAACCAGCGTTCCCTTGTCCGAAGATCTGACCCGGCTTGGGTATACCAAGATTATTCGCAAAGTGGATGGACCCAGCTGGGCCCCCACGCCGTCGATGAAGAAGCGCAACCCTGAATGGCCGGATTTTGTAGGTCCCGGGCCGGAAAATCCGCTGGGGACGCATGCCCTTTACCTGTCCTGGCAGTATTACCGAATCCATGGAACCAACGATACGCGCAAAATTGGGCGCAAGTCGTCCAACGGGTGTATCGGGCTTTACAATGAACAAATCGCTGAACTGTTTGCGCTGACCAAGGTCGGGACGCAGGTGAAACTAATCTGA
- a CDS encoding multicopper oxidase domain-containing protein — translation MAAAGVAFSLPGSASAQTSSQRLSMPPLLDATKSRRFSLRAQAGETNFLNRSASNTFGFNQAYLGPVIRVTHGETEATVENALNRPVSTHWHGLLIPGEVDGGPHQPVLAGETWRVTLPIMQPSATAWYHSHIHEQTAEQVHAGLAGVLQITDGRDDERGLPSTYGTDDLTLVVQDRRFDRRGRMTYSRGMHESMVGFLGDTVVVNGQIGSVAVVPAGIVRLRLLNGSNARVYRFSMASGRELHMVATDAGLLPAPLALKDITLAPGERIEILVDFSGTDADSLLSASVSNTPMMGGMMGGGGGSFDVQKFEVDPGLIPRIATLPTGIGEALPDLDPTGAVQRQFTLDMGMGGGMMGRRGGGFSINGQPFDMSHINVAAKRGQTELWQVSAPMMMHPFHVHGTRFQVLSENGQPSAAQNRGWKDTVLIDGQAELLMRFDQPAPNHAPYMYHCHILEHEDAGMMGQFSVS, via the coding sequence ATGGCTGCAGCTGGGGTTGCGTTTTCTCTGCCGGGTTCGGCATCTGCCCAGACGTCATCGCAGCGGCTGTCGATGCCACCGCTGCTGGACGCGACAAAATCCAGGCGGTTCAGCCTGCGAGCGCAGGCGGGGGAAACGAACTTTCTGAACAGATCGGCCAGCAATACCTTCGGCTTCAATCAGGCATATCTGGGACCTGTGATCCGGGTGACCCATGGTGAAACCGAGGCCACCGTTGAAAATGCCCTGAACCGGCCGGTCTCGACCCATTGGCATGGTCTGTTGATCCCGGGCGAGGTGGATGGCGGCCCCCACCAACCGGTGTTGGCAGGCGAAACATGGCGCGTGACACTTCCGATCATGCAACCATCGGCAACGGCCTGGTATCATTCCCACATCCATGAACAAACCGCCGAGCAGGTTCACGCAGGACTGGCCGGTGTGCTGCAAATCACCGACGGGCGGGATGACGAACGCGGCCTGCCAAGCACCTATGGCACAGATGACCTGACACTGGTTGTTCAGGACCGTCGCTTTGATCGCCGGGGCCGGATGACCTACTCGCGTGGCATGCATGAATCGATGGTGGGATTTCTGGGCGACACCGTTGTTGTCAACGGCCAGATCGGAAGCGTGGCTGTGGTGCCTGCCGGGATCGTGCGGCTTCGGCTGTTGAACGGGTCAAATGCGCGTGTCTACCGGTTTTCCATGGCCTCAGGCCGGGAACTGCACATGGTTGCCACTGATGCCGGTTTGTTGCCTGCCCCGTTGGCGCTGAAAGACATCACATTGGCCCCTGGCGAGCGCATTGAGATTCTGGTCGATTTTTCCGGCACCGACGCAGACAGCCTTTTGAGCGCTTCGGTTTCCAACACGCCCATGATGGGCGGCATGATGGGCGGCGGTGGCGGATCGTTCGACGTGCAGAAATTTGAGGTTGATCCGGGGCTAATCCCGCGCATTGCCACCTTGCCCACGGGTATAGGAGAGGCGCTGCCAGACCTTGATCCGACTGGCGCGGTTCAACGCCAGTTTACATTGGATATGGGAATGGGCGGCGGCATGATGGGGCGGCGCGGCGGCGGCTTTTCGATCAATGGACAGCCGTTTGACATGAGCCATATCAATGTCGCAGCCAAGCGCGGCCAGACAGAACTCTGGCAGGTGTCGGCGCCGATGATGATGCACCCGTTCCACGTTCACGGCACCCGATTTCAGGTTCTGAGCGAGAACGGTCAACCATCGGCCGCACAAAACCGGGGATGGAAGGACACAGTGCTGATTGACGGGCAGGCGGAACTCTTGATGCGGTTTGACCAGCCAGCCCCGAACCATGCGCCGTACATGTATCATTGTCATATTCTGGAACATGAGGATGCGGGCATGATGGGTCAGTTTTCAGTGTCTTGA
- a CDS encoding EF-hand domain-containing protein, translating into MAGGQSGQGMMDPQMMQMMMRMHGQMMGGGGMMGGMMDNPMFKSFDTDGDGRVSPEEMRAGQKAKLERFDENSDGSLSLDEFEALHSAAIREMMVDKFQKLDNDGDGQVTSEEMAAPARKMERMQKMRAQSGQKHPGAMMGGDTETSEENN; encoded by the coding sequence ATGGCAGGCGGCCAGAGTGGCCAAGGGATGATGGACCCGCAGATGATGCAGATGATGATGCGCATGCACGGCCAGATGATGGGCGGCGGCGGTATGATGGGCGGCATGATGGACAATCCCATGTTCAAGTCCTTTGATACGGATGGGGATGGCCGCGTCAGCCCCGAAGAAATGCGCGCGGGTCAGAAGGCCAAGCTCGAGCGATTTGATGAAAACAGTGACGGCAGCCTGTCGCTGGACGAATTCGAAGCCCTGCACAGCGCAGCCATCCGCGAAATGATGGTCGATAAGTTCCAGAAGCTGGACAATGACGGCGACGGACAGGTGACCTCCGAGGAAATGGCCGCCCCTGCCAGGAAAATGGAACGCATGCAAAAGATGCGGGCTCAATCCGGCCAAAAGCACCCAGGTGCCATGATGGGCGGCGACACCGAGACGAGTGAAGAAAACAACTGA
- a CDS encoding multicopper oxidase family protein produces MNISRRRFVGVAGAAGLLASAPIRSLAEDLNNPVLQAQVRNVQLAPAGYPQTEIWGYGGQTPGPEIRLLQGQSLHRRLKNTLPQATSVHWHGIRSDNAMDGVPGLTQEAVMPGAEFDYDFIVPDAGTYWYHAHNRSAEQVARGLYGALIVEEADGPDVDREEVLVLDDWLLNPESAQIDPDFAAQHDRSHAGRRGNFVATNGRFELTLPTTRHERMRLRIINAANARIFVLALEGLEGWVVALDGMPLPEPEPVTEEFLIGPGQRVDLIVDVTAEVGDTAYLVRLESEEARAQASFPVTVAGSRARRDAPEALPPNPDQSVTGLEGALCARLTMAGGAMGTLQSAILNGEQASFRQMVQANEFWAFNGTVGMTETPLVEVSLGQTVRVEINNDTSFPHAMHLHGMHFREVMQGGNLGPLRDTLMTFAGQTREIAFMANNPGDWLFHCHMLSHADSGMMTWLKVVA; encoded by the coding sequence ATGAACATCTCGAGAAGACGATTTGTAGGGGTAGCCGGTGCTGCCGGGTTACTTGCCTCCGCCCCGATCCGGTCGCTTGCTGAAGACCTGAACAACCCGGTTCTGCAGGCGCAGGTGCGAAATGTTCAGCTTGCGCCAGCGGGCTATCCGCAGACCGAGATCTGGGGATACGGCGGGCAGACGCCCGGCCCGGAAATTCGGCTGCTTCAGGGGCAAAGCCTGCATCGCAGGCTGAAGAACACACTGCCGCAAGCCACCTCGGTGCATTGGCATGGCATCAGAAGCGACAATGCAATGGACGGCGTGCCCGGGTTGACGCAAGAGGCCGTCATGCCGGGTGCGGAATTCGACTATGATTTTATCGTGCCCGATGCGGGAACCTATTGGTACCACGCGCATAACCGATCCGCTGAACAGGTAGCTCGAGGTCTGTATGGCGCGTTGATTGTCGAAGAGGCGGATGGCCCCGACGTAGATCGCGAAGAGGTTCTGGTGCTCGACGACTGGCTGCTTAACCCCGAATCCGCGCAGATCGATCCGGACTTTGCGGCACAGCATGATCGCAGCCACGCGGGAAGGCGCGGGAATTTTGTGGCGACCAATGGACGTTTTGAACTGACGCTTCCGACCACTCGTCACGAGAGAATGCGCCTAAGGATCATCAACGCGGCCAACGCCCGGATATTTGTCCTTGCATTGGAAGGGCTTGAGGGATGGGTCGTCGCGTTGGACGGCATGCCGTTGCCAGAGCCCGAGCCGGTTACAGAGGAATTCCTGATAGGGCCGGGTCAACGCGTTGATCTGATTGTCGATGTGACGGCAGAAGTTGGTGATACCGCCTATCTGGTGCGCCTTGAGAGCGAAGAGGCGCGCGCCCAGGCGTCCTTTCCGGTGACAGTGGCGGGCAGCCGGGCCCGCCGGGACGCTCCGGAGGCGTTGCCCCCAAATCCTGATCAGTCAGTTACTGGTCTTGAGGGCGCACTGTGCGCCCGCCTGACCATGGCGGGTGGTGCCATGGGGACATTGCAATCCGCAATTCTGAATGGCGAGCAGGCGTCCTTTCGACAGATGGTGCAGGCCAATGAGTTCTGGGCATTCAACGGGACCGTCGGGATGACCGAGACACCATTGGTCGAGGTATCTCTGGGCCAGACGGTGCGGGTGGAGATTAACAACGACACATCTTTTCCTCATGCGATGCACCTTCATGGCATGCATTTCCGCGAAGTCATGCAGGGCGGAAACCTTGGGCCGCTTCGAGATACGCTGATGACATTTGCGGGCCAGACGCGCGAGATTGCCTTTATGGCAAACAACCCCGGCGATTGGCTGTTCCACTGTCACATGCTGTCCCATGCGGATTCCGGCATGATGACTTGGCTAAAGGTGGTCGCATGA
- a CDS encoding DUF302 domain-containing protein → MSYTINRLIADADFEEVDARVRKALGDHGFGVLTEIDVKATMKKKIDVDMDPYRILGACNPNMAYQAIGMEPRVGAMLPCNVILRAVDGGVEVSAIDPVASMQAIDNDELHSVAGQVRDMLAEAVAGA, encoded by the coding sequence ATGAGCTACACCATTAACCGCCTTATCGCGGATGCCGATTTTGAAGAAGTCGATGCGCGCGTTCGTAAGGCGTTGGGCGATCACGGCTTTGGCGTACTGACGGAAATTGACGTCAAAGCGACAATGAAAAAGAAGATCGACGTTGATATGGATCCGTACCGAATTCTTGGGGCGTGTAACCCGAACATGGCGTACCAGGCCATCGGGATGGAACCGCGGGTCGGTGCGATGCTGCCCTGCAACGTGATCCTGCGCGCCGTTGATGGCGGTGTCGAAGTCAGCGCCATTGATCCGGTCGCTTCGATGCAGGCAATCGACAATGACGAACTGCATTCTGTCGCAGGTCAGGTGCGCGACATGCTGGCCGAGGCCGTCGCGGGCGCATGA
- a CDS encoding cytochrome c, whose translation MNRKVVYGLGAVGIAAVAVFLLQSKDQPGPQGHSMTPPDTSSIAQGDPIMTVALPATLSSDAQIGKRGFDAKCAQCHGENAAGQNGVAPPLIHKIYEPNHHSDMAFILAAKNGVRSHHWKFGNMPPVKGLTDADVKYIARYVRELQKENGIF comes from the coding sequence ATGAACAGAAAAGTTGTTTACGGATTGGGTGCGGTGGGGATAGCCGCTGTCGCGGTGTTTCTACTGCAATCAAAAGATCAACCCGGCCCACAAGGTCATTCGATGACGCCACCTGACACGTCATCCATCGCGCAGGGTGATCCGATCATGACTGTTGCACTTCCTGCCACACTGTCATCGGATGCGCAGATTGGAAAACGCGGCTTTGATGCCAAATGCGCCCAGTGTCACGGCGAGAATGCCGCCGGTCAGAACGGTGTCGCGCCGCCGTTGATTCACAAGATTTACGAGCCGAACCACCATTCAGATATGGCGTTCATCCTGGCTGCTAAAAATGGCGTTCGGTCTCACCACTGGAAGTTTGGCAACATGCCCCCGGTCAAGGGCCTGACAGATGCCGATGTCAAATACATCGCTCGATATGTGCGCGAACTTCAGAAAGAGAATGGTATCTTCTGA
- a CDS encoding isoprenylcysteine carboxylmethyltransferase family protein, which produces MTDPGSSYGLWLLVFVNSAVFILFAFSFFKPQTTRDWRSFGAFSAFLVALFTEMYGFPLTIYFLSGWLQSTWPDIDWFAHDSGHLPEMMFGWTANPHFGPFHLLSFVLIGGGFWLISVAWHHLWAAQRRDRLAVTGPYARIRHPQYVGFILIMLGFLVQWPKLLTLAMFPVLVWMYVHLARSEEADTQARFEADYDLYAKQVPAFIPVSFATRAGNSETL; this is translated from the coding sequence GTGACCGATCCGGGGTCTTCTTATGGTCTGTGGCTGCTTGTTTTCGTTAATTCAGCAGTTTTCATCCTGTTCGCTTTCAGCTTTTTCAAACCACAGACCACCCGTGATTGGCGCAGCTTCGGTGCGTTCAGTGCGTTTCTTGTGGCGCTCTTCACAGAGATGTACGGCTTTCCGTTGACGATTTACTTTCTGTCGGGCTGGCTGCAATCGACTTGGCCTGACATTGACTGGTTCGCCCACGACAGCGGGCATTTGCCTGAGATGATGTTCGGCTGGACCGCAAATCCGCATTTCGGGCCGTTTCATCTGCTCAGCTTCGTGCTGATCGGCGGTGGATTCTGGCTGATCTCGGTGGCCTGGCACCACCTTTGGGCGGCGCAGCGGCGGGATCGGCTGGCTGTAACCGGGCCCTATGCTCGAATCCGCCACCCCCAATATGTGGGCTTTATCCTTATCATGCTGGGTTTCCTCGTGCAGTGGCCGAAGCTGTTAACTCTAGCAATGTTTCCCGTGTTGGTCTGGATGTATGTCCATCTCGCGCGCAGCGAGGAAGCGGACACCCAAGCGCGGTTCGAGGCAGATTATGACTTGTACGCGAAGCAGGTTCCGGCATTCATCCCCGTTTCCTTCGCGACCCGAGCCGGAAATAGTGAAACGCTGTAG